From a region of the Caldilineales bacterium genome:
- a CDS encoding sugar ABC transporter substrate-binding protein, which translates to MSEQKKVSRREFLRLAGVTAGTAVVAAACAPAATPAPAPTAAPAATQAPAVVGKPFDGKTLRMHAISGANYDELYKLIPAWEEKTGAKVEFVFKGNGFETDKRLVQDLSAGTVDYDVCWDHSSFFSQYVKLDGLEPIDNWFSQEDLADFIPRLVDATKRDGHIWVMPRHFDISCMHYRTDLGISKAPETWDEFKTMALDVTKKNPGIFGTQFAGKEEALMGRFYEVQTAEGGQLFDDKWEPTFNGKAGVKAATMFAELYAGKAMPPDMTNFLWEDVAKQWVGGLIGMYTEWFGWYSYFQDPASSKVAGKFDIARQPMGDGKIHSGWAGHHGFSITKASKEKAMAADLIKHLTSVEGNETESKLGILVSRQSVWDKIIKEAETSTDPLAKKRLELALLQAQEDFKTPPLIAEWIPMSNIVFPILQKIILGDSDAQKGLDDAATQVRDMMKKAGYYG; encoded by the coding sequence ATGTCTGAACAGAAGAAAGTTTCCCGCCGCGAATTCCTGCGACTCGCAGGCGTCACCGCCGGTACGGCCGTCGTAGCCGCCGCCTGCGCGCCCGCGGCAACCCCCGCACCCGCCCCAACTGCCGCGCCCGCTGCCACCCAGGCCCCGGCCGTGGTCGGCAAGCCCTTCGATGGCAAGACCCTGCGCATGCACGCCATCTCCGGCGCCAACTACGACGAGTTGTACAAACTCATCCCCGCCTGGGAGGAGAAGACCGGCGCCAAAGTCGAGTTCGTGTTCAAGGGCAACGGCTTCGAGACCGACAAGCGCCTGGTGCAAGACCTCTCGGCCGGCACCGTGGACTACGACGTCTGCTGGGATCACAGCAGCTTCTTCTCGCAGTACGTCAAACTCGATGGCCTCGAGCCGATCGACAACTGGTTCAGCCAGGAGGATCTGGCCGACTTCATCCCCCGCCTGGTCGACGCCACCAAGCGCGATGGCCATATCTGGGTCATGCCCCGTCACTTCGACATCTCGTGCATGCACTATCGCACCGACCTGGGCATCAGCAAGGCGCCGGAGACCTGGGACGAGTTCAAGACCATGGCCCTCGACGTGACCAAGAAGAACCCCGGCATCTTCGGCACCCAGTTCGCCGGCAAAGAAGAGGCGCTGATGGGCCGCTTCTATGAAGTGCAGACCGCCGAAGGTGGCCAGCTTTTCGACGACAAGTGGGAGCCGACGTTCAACGGCAAAGCCGGCGTCAAGGCCGCCACCATGTTCGCCGAATTGTACGCCGGCAAAGCCATGCCGCCCGACATGACCAACTTCCTCTGGGAAGACGTGGCCAAGCAATGGGTCGGCGGCTTGATCGGCATGTACACCGAGTGGTTCGGTTGGTACAGCTACTTCCAGGATCCGGCCAGCAGCAAGGTCGCCGGCAAGTTCGATATTGCCCGCCAACCCATGGGCGACGGCAAGATCCACAGCGGTTGGGCCGGGCATCACGGCTTCTCGATCACCAAGGCCTCGAAAGAGAAGGCCATGGCCGCCGATCTGATCAAGCACCTGACCAGCGTCGAAGGCAACGAAACCGAGAGCAAGCTGGGCATCCTCGTTTCCCGCCAGAGCGTCTGGGACAAGATCATCAAGGAAGCCGAGACCAGCACCGACCCGCTGGCCAAGAAGCGCCTGGAACTGGCCCTGCTGCAAGCTCAGGAGGACTTCAAGACCCCGCCGCTGATCGCCGAGTGGATCCCCATGTCGAACATCGTCTTCCCCATCCTGCAGAAGATCATCCTCGGCGACTCGGATGCGCAGAAGGGTTTGGACGACGCCGCCACGCAGGTGCGCGACATGATGAAGAAGGCTGGTTATTACGGTTGA